From Priestia aryabhattai, one genomic window encodes:
- a CDS encoding molybdopterin molybdotransferase MoeA: MLESRTPISIPEAIEKVMTYKRKGSIERVSITESYGRYLGEDIIADQNVPHFNKSLYDGFAVRAQDCIEVSSEHPVEFEVVGEIGAGSVYEEEVKPFQAVRIMTGAQVPASCDAVVMLEVTTSYKKEGKTYMALSRPASKWAHIALKGEETKKGDVLVSKGTRINPGVTAFLATFGYADVAVVKQPVVGVLTTGSELLDVNEPLEPGKIRNSNSYMALAQIVRSGGVPKYLGKLEDDFDRCYEAVEKALEEVDILLTTGGVSVGDYDYLPAIYEKLGANVLFNKIAMRPGSVTTVAERNGQLLFGLSGNPSACYVGFELFVRPIVRSFLHSPLPHLHKTKAVLNGRFKEPNAFTRMVRGEISDEGGKLAVTPVGMDKSGAISSLAAANALIVLPGGEHGYDEGIEVNVLHLEKEGTSSLWV, encoded by the coding sequence ATGTTAGAAAGCAGAACACCTATTTCAATTCCTGAAGCAATTGAAAAAGTTATGACATATAAAAGAAAAGGCAGCATCGAACGCGTATCGATCACCGAAAGCTACGGGCGCTATTTAGGAGAAGATATTATTGCTGATCAAAACGTGCCTCATTTTAATAAATCGCTTTATGACGGCTTTGCGGTTCGAGCACAAGACTGCATAGAAGTATCAAGTGAACATCCTGTGGAGTTCGAAGTGGTAGGTGAAATTGGTGCCGGTTCTGTCTATGAAGAAGAAGTAAAGCCGTTTCAAGCGGTGCGCATTATGACAGGAGCTCAAGTGCCTGCTTCGTGTGATGCGGTTGTGATGCTTGAAGTAACAACGTCGTATAAAAAAGAAGGCAAGACGTATATGGCGTTAAGCCGGCCGGCTTCAAAGTGGGCACACATTGCGTTAAAAGGAGAAGAAACGAAAAAAGGAGACGTGCTGGTTTCAAAAGGAACGCGCATCAATCCGGGCGTCACAGCTTTTTTAGCTACGTTTGGCTATGCGGATGTAGCTGTGGTCAAACAACCGGTTGTTGGGGTGTTAACAACGGGAAGCGAACTGCTTGATGTAAATGAACCGTTAGAACCAGGGAAGATCCGCAATAGTAACTCTTATATGGCACTCGCGCAAATCGTAAGAAGCGGCGGGGTTCCAAAATATTTAGGCAAACTTGAAGATGACTTTGACCGCTGCTATGAAGCGGTAGAAAAAGCGCTTGAAGAAGTGGATATTTTACTGACAACCGGCGGCGTATCCGTTGGGGACTATGATTATTTACCTGCTATTTATGAAAAGCTTGGCGCGAATGTGCTGTTTAACAAAATTGCGATGCGACCGGGAAGCGTCACAACAGTCGCAGAACGAAATGGACAGCTGCTGTTTGGGTTATCAGGAAACCCATCTGCTTGCTATGTTGGGTTTGAACTGTTTGTTCGTCCGATTGTTCGCAGCTTTTTACATTCACCTCTGCCTCATTTACATAAAACAAAAGCGGTATTAAACGGCCGTTTCAAAGAGCCTAATGCATTTACGCGAATGGTGCGAGGAGAGATTTCAGACGAAGGAGGAAAGCTTGCCGTGACGCCGGTTGGCATGGACAAGTCAGGCGCTATTTCGTCTCTAGCTGCTGCGAATGCCTTGATTGTTCTTCCAGGAGG
- the moaC gene encoding cyclic pyranopterin monophosphate synthase MoaC produces the protein MSSFTHFNDQGRANMVDISEKSITRRVATARSSILVNKEIHEAIVEHKIGKGDVLAVAQVAGIMAAKRTSDIIPMCHPLLLKGVNLSFDWDTSNDQYRLLIEATVKTEGSTGVEMEALTAASACALTVYDMCKAIDKGMIIGETYLLEKSGGKNGDYKRTEA, from the coding sequence ATGTCTTCTTTTACACATTTTAATGATCAAGGCCGTGCCAATATGGTCGATATTAGCGAAAAATCTATCACTCGCCGCGTTGCAACAGCTCGTTCAAGCATACTTGTTAACAAAGAAATTCACGAAGCCATTGTAGAACATAAAATCGGAAAAGGCGACGTCCTTGCTGTCGCACAAGTAGCGGGAATCATGGCTGCAAAGCGCACGTCTGACATTATTCCGATGTGTCACCCTCTTTTATTAAAAGGCGTTAACCTTTCATTTGACTGGGACACAAGCAATGATCAATACCGTTTATTAATAGAAGCAACTGTTAAAACAGAAGGCTCAACGGGCGTTGAAATGGAAGCTTTAACCGCCGCTTCTGCCTGTGCATTAACTGTCTATGATATGTGCAAAGCCATTGATAAAGGGATGATTATCGGCGAAACGTATTTACTTGAAAAATCAGGCGGCAAAAACGGTGACTATAAGCGCACGGAAGCTTAA
- a CDS encoding MogA/MoaB family molybdenum cofactor biosynthesis protein — protein MSVHEHKSKATQPVRCKVITVSDTRTTETDKSGTLMIELLKEHDMQVASYEIVKDDQTSIQQAILAGCSDDSIDVVLTNGGTGITKRDVTIEAVQALIHKEIVGFGELFRMLSYTEDIGSAAIMSRAIAGTINEKAVFSTPGSSGAVRLAMTKLILPELRHVVWELNRQR, from the coding sequence ATGAGCGTACACGAACATAAATCCAAAGCAACTCAGCCCGTTCGCTGTAAAGTCATTACGGTATCAGATACACGCACAACAGAAACTGATAAAAGCGGCACGCTGATGATTGAACTTCTAAAAGAACATGACATGCAAGTAGCTTCATACGAAATTGTAAAAGACGACCAAACGTCGATTCAACAAGCCATACTTGCCGGATGCAGTGATGACAGCATTGACGTTGTCCTCACAAACGGCGGGACGGGCATCACAAAACGAGACGTCACGATTGAAGCCGTTCAAGCGCTGATTCATAAAGAAATCGTTGGATTTGGCGAACTGTTTCGCATGCTGAGCTACACTGAAGACATTGGCAGCGCAGCAATTATGAGCCGAGCAATTGCCGGAACGATTAACGAAAAAGCCGTTTTTTCTACACCGGGATCAAGCGGTGCTGTTCGTCTAGCCATGACCAAACTGATTTTGCCCGAACTTCGTCACGTTGTGTGGGAATTAAACCGCCAGCGTTAA